The following coding sequences lie in one Miscanthus floridulus cultivar M001 chromosome 9, ASM1932011v1, whole genome shotgun sequence genomic window:
- the LOC136480837 gene encoding UPF0481 protein At3g47200-like, protein MEPDAGWVPCDIQLTNWSMQPTEFQLAHWSMATEPEVCACAASLPVVVESAGTEIYGSCLQTYVPTSSIRGQLVECASATQNDRIGIEIEKAAQEFQADFHNMETNICSNPIHVFDKAAREFKFDVDMMKMKMHRYPARIRSLGELYTVPMTVSIGPYHHGRDHLKAVEKVKHVAAYHCIMESGRSAEEVYGAVVAVAGYARSIYDRNVVDSIGDDVFLPMMFYDACFLVQYMLTCTDAGLAHMDPALRSFFDANDKDVYHDIMQLENQLPWPVVRAVMAFRPVPLKEFVASLRGCLQDRKDRHEKPFVMDNAFEPPHLLGLLRYYIVGRSDVKLPTLPETESMSFSVSAIELAEIGITLTASKTTELVYMGVNKKGNLFAELSLSPLSLDDTRASVLLNMAALELCVTPSFHDAEDEAPAVCSYLLLLGMLVDREEDVHELRARRVLQGGGGLTNREALRFLTSVQGLRLGSRYVRTMEEIEDYKVNRRTWTKLRAFVYRNVKVIVAVISVIAALASIIGTIRSLKSR, encoded by the coding sequence ATGGAACCAGATGCAGGATGGGTGCCTTGCGACATTCAGCTGACCAATTGGAGCATGCAGCCAACTGAGTTTCAGCTAGCACATTGGAGCATGGCAACGGAACCAGAAGTATGTGCATGCGCTGCTAGCCTCCCAGTGGTAGTGGAGTCGGCGGGTACTGAGATATACGGTAGCTGCCTCCAAACATATGTTCCTACTAGCTCTATCAGAGGACAGCTGGTTGAGTGTGCATCAGCCACACAAAATGATCGGATCGGGATCGAGATCGAGAAAGCAGCACAAGAGTTTCAGGCCGATTTCCACAACATGGAAACGAACATCTGCAGCAATCCGATCCATGTGTTCGATAAAGCCGCGCGTGAGTTCAAGTTCGACGTGgacatgatgaagatgaagatgcacAGGTACCCAGCAAGAATTCGATCTCTCGGTGAACTGTACACCGTTCCGATGACGGTGTCGATCGGGCCATACCACCACGGCCGAGACCACCTGAAGGCGGTGGAGAAGGTGAAGCACGTGGCTGCATACCACTGCATCATGGAGTCAGGCCGCTCAGCCGAGGAGGTCTATGGGgcggtcgtcgccgtcgccggctaCGCCCGGAGCATCTATGACAGGAACGTGGTGGACAGCATCGGCGACGACGTGTTCCTGCCCATGATGTTCTACGACGCTTGCTTCCTGGTGCAGTACATGCTCACGTGCACCGACGCCGGCCTTGCCCACATGGACCCGGCGCTGCGTAGCTTCTTCGACGCCAACGACAAAGACGTCTATCACGACATCATGCAGCTCGAGAACCAGCTCCCATGGCCGGTTGTCAGGGCCGTCATGGCGTTCAGGCCCGTGCCATTGAAGGAGTTCGTCGCTTCCCTGCGAGGCTGTCTGCAGGACCGCAAGGACCGGCACGAGAAGCCGTTCGTCATGGACAACGCCTTTGAGCCGCCGCACCTCCTCGGCCTCCTCCGGTATTACATCGTCGGAAGAAGTGACGTCAAGCTGCCTACACTACCGGAGACCGAGTCGATGTCCTTCTCCGTGAGCGCCATCGAGCTCGCTGAGATCGGCATCACGCTGACGGCCAGCAAGACGACCGAGCTCGTCTACATGGGCGTCAACAAGAAAGGGAACCTCTTCGCCGAGCTCTCCCTGTCGCCACTGTCCCTGGACGACACGCGCGCCAGCGTGCTGCTCAACATGGCGGCCCTTGAGCTGTGCGTGACCCCCAGCTTTCACGACGCCGAGGACGAGGCGCCGGCCGTCTGCTCgtatctcctcctcctcggcaTGCTTGTGGACAGGGAGGAGGACGTGCACGAGCTGCGGGCCAGGCGCGTCCTGcagggaggaggagggctcacCAACAGGGAGGCCCTCCGCTTCCTGACGAGCGTCCAGGGACTGCGCCTTGGATCACGCTACGTCCGCACCATGGAGGAGATCGAGGACTACAAGGTGAACAGGAGGACGTGGACCAAGCTGCGCGCGTTTGTTTACAGGAATGTGAAAGTCATCGTAGCCGTCATCTCCGTGATTGCTGCGCTTGCCAGTATCATAGGCACAATCAGGTCTCTCAAATCTCGATAA
- the LOC136482868 gene encoding splicing factor U2af large subunit B-like isoform X2 has protein sequence MGGGDADAVRRVERARCEFNFNSLVFQPHTTTQLMTQEATLFARRVYVGGLPPSANEQTIGVFFNQVIAVIGGNTAGPGDAVCSVCMNHEQRFALVEFRLAEEASNAMALDGILFEGVPVKVRRPTDYNLSLAAGLGPSQPSRKLNLAAVGLTAGSDGGGLEDPDRIFVGGLPYFYSEAQVRKLLESFGPLRGFDLVKDRETGNSKGYAFCVYLNTNVTDIACAVLNGTKMEDKTLTVRRANQSASQPRPEQLSILLKAQRQVQMQKLANPVGAAPTKVVCLVQVVSADELKDDEAYEDIKDDMRQEACRYGNLVKVVIPRPDPSGHPVTGVGKVFLEYADVYSATRAKIALHGRKFDGKPVVASYYPELKFANLDFDG, from the exons ATGGGTGGCGGCGATGCAGATGCGGTCCGCCGCGTCGAGCGCGCCCGCTGCGAG TTCAATTTCAATTCCCTTGTCTTCCAGCCACACACTACGACTCAACTGATGACACAAGAG GCTACTCTGTTCGCTCGGCGTGTTTACGTTGGTGGCCTTCCTCCCTCTGCTAACGAACAG ACAATTGGAGTATTCTTTAATCAAGTCATTGCTGTTATTGGAGGAAACACTGCTGGTCCCGGTGATGCTGTCTGTAGCGTCTGCATGAACCATGAACAAAGATTTGCTTTAGTGGAATTCAGACTGGCTGAGGAAGCAAGCAATGCAATGGCTCTGGATGGCATTTTGTTTGAAGGGGTGCCAGTGAAGGTTAGAAGGCCAACAGATTACAACCTTTCCCTGGCAGCAGGCTTGGGCCCGAGCCAGCCAAGCCGCAAACTGAATCTTGCTGCAGTTGGACTAACAGCAGGATCAGACGGAGGAGGGTTAGAAGATCCTGACCGTATTTTTGTGGGTGGCCTTCCCTATTTCTACTCTGAAGCTCAAGTCCGGAAGTTGCTTGAATCCTTTGGGCCTCTTCGAGGGTTTGATCTTGTGAAAGATAGGGAAACTGGCAACTCAAAGGGCTATGCTTTCTGTGTTTACTTGAACACCAATGTCACTGACATTGCTTGTGCTGTACTAAACGGTACCAAGATGGAAGACAAAACCCTTACTGTCAGAAGAGCAAACCAGAGTGCATCTCAGCCCAGACCAGAACAGCTAAGTATCCTATTGAAGGCCCAGCGACAGGTGCAAATGCAG AAACTTGCCAATCCAGTTGGAGCGGCCCCTACAAAGGTGGTTTGCCTCGTCCAGGTGGTCAGTGCAGATGAATTGAAAGATGATGAAGCGTATGAGGACATCAAGGACGACATGAGGCAAGAAGCATGCAGATATG GTAATCTAGTGAAAGTTGTGATCCCACGTCCTGACCCCAGCGGACACCCGGTCACTGGAGTCGGAAAG GTGTTCTTGGAATATGCAGACGTCTACAGTGCCACCAGAGCAAAGATAGCCTTGCATGGAAGGAAATTTGATGGGAAGCCAGTGGTGGCCAGCTACTATCCTGAGCTTAAGTTTGCCAATTTGGATTTCGATGGATAA
- the LOC136482868 gene encoding splicing factor U2af large subunit B-like isoform X1, with amino-acid sequence MGGGDADAVRRVERARCEFNSSSMEPQAIPQQFNFNSLVFQPHTTTQLMTQEATLFARRVYVGGLPPSANEQTIGVFFNQVIAVIGGNTAGPGDAVCSVCMNHEQRFALVEFRLAEEASNAMALDGILFEGVPVKVRRPTDYNLSLAAGLGPSQPSRKLNLAAVGLTAGSDGGGLEDPDRIFVGGLPYFYSEAQVRKLLESFGPLRGFDLVKDRETGNSKGYAFCVYLNTNVTDIACAVLNGTKMEDKTLTVRRANQSASQPRPEQLSILLKAQRQVQMQKLANPVGAAPTKVVCLVQVVSADELKDDEAYEDIKDDMRQEACRYGNLVKVVIPRPDPSGHPVTGVGKVFLEYADVYSATRAKIALHGRKFDGKPVVASYYPELKFANLDFDG; translated from the exons ATGGGTGGCGGCGATGCAGATGCGGTCCGCCGCGTCGAGCGCGCCCGCTGCGAG TTCAATTCCTCTTCCATGGAGCCACAAGCTATTCCTCAACag TTCAATTTCAATTCCCTTGTCTTCCAGCCACACACTACGACTCAACTGATGACACAAGAG GCTACTCTGTTCGCTCGGCGTGTTTACGTTGGTGGCCTTCCTCCCTCTGCTAACGAACAG ACAATTGGAGTATTCTTTAATCAAGTCATTGCTGTTATTGGAGGAAACACTGCTGGTCCCGGTGATGCTGTCTGTAGCGTCTGCATGAACCATGAACAAAGATTTGCTTTAGTGGAATTCAGACTGGCTGAGGAAGCAAGCAATGCAATGGCTCTGGATGGCATTTTGTTTGAAGGGGTGCCAGTGAAGGTTAGAAGGCCAACAGATTACAACCTTTCCCTGGCAGCAGGCTTGGGCCCGAGCCAGCCAAGCCGCAAACTGAATCTTGCTGCAGTTGGACTAACAGCAGGATCAGACGGAGGAGGGTTAGAAGATCCTGACCGTATTTTTGTGGGTGGCCTTCCCTATTTCTACTCTGAAGCTCAAGTCCGGAAGTTGCTTGAATCCTTTGGGCCTCTTCGAGGGTTTGATCTTGTGAAAGATAGGGAAACTGGCAACTCAAAGGGCTATGCTTTCTGTGTTTACTTGAACACCAATGTCACTGACATTGCTTGTGCTGTACTAAACGGTACCAAGATGGAAGACAAAACCCTTACTGTCAGAAGAGCAAACCAGAGTGCATCTCAGCCCAGACCAGAACAGCTAAGTATCCTATTGAAGGCCCAGCGACAGGTGCAAATGCAG AAACTTGCCAATCCAGTTGGAGCGGCCCCTACAAAGGTGGTTTGCCTCGTCCAGGTGGTCAGTGCAGATGAATTGAAAGATGATGAAGCGTATGAGGACATCAAGGACGACATGAGGCAAGAAGCATGCAGATATG GTAATCTAGTGAAAGTTGTGATCCCACGTCCTGACCCCAGCGGACACCCGGTCACTGGAGTCGGAAAG GTGTTCTTGGAATATGCAGACGTCTACAGTGCCACCAGAGCAAAGATAGCCTTGCATGGAAGGAAATTTGATGGGAAGCCAGTGGTGGCCAGCTACTATCCTGAGCTTAAGTTTGCCAATTTGGATTTCGATGGATAA